A segment of the Cryptosporidium parvum Iowa II chromosome 5, whole genome shotgun sequence genome:
ACAAAAGAGGACTTTCTAAGACAAATAATGCAATAATACCAAATAACAATTTGAGAGAGGGCTTTATTCCTCTTATATATAAAGGCGTGCAATTAATTAGCTATTCTTATTTACTTAATACGAAAAGTGATTCAAATAGTTCAAGTAAGGTTTCAAGTATTTTGAGAGGACCAATTGCAGGTTCAATTGTTACACAACTAATTACTGGAACTGTCTGGGAAGATCTTGATTACTTAGTTCTTGATTTCCCACCAGGTACGGGTGATATTCAACTTTCAATTGCGCAATCAATAGCAATTGATGGAGCAATAATAGTTACAACCCCTCAAGATTTAAGTATTGCAGATGTGGAAAGGGGAAtacatttatttaataaattgaatatcCCAATTTTAACAGTTGTTGAAAATATGTCTTACTTCATCTGCGATGGATGCGAAAAGAGACACGAGATATTTTCTAAAGGTGATTTTTCCTTAATAACTGAGAAATATGGGCTCGAGCCAAACTTCAATTttcctttattttcaaaccTTTCGAAATGTAAATTTCATTCCAATTCAAATGAGGTTGATTTTCCATATGTTATTGCTGCAAACAAAAATGACAGTGTATATTTAGAGTTTGTAAAATTGTCAGAATTTATAGCAAGAAAATTGTCTAAGAATAGATACAGTGACTATAAgccaaattttgaatttgataataatagaaagaTAGTTATCTGTCAAATACCGAAAGATATTAAGGAAATTTTTGTACAAGAAAATACAATTGATCCATTGGTCAAATTTAATGTTTCATATATTGATATTAGGAAATTATGTAGATGTGCAATATGTTATGATCCTGGGAAGGCTCGATTTAATGAGACATATGAACCATCtacattattaattgacCAAATAGAAACTATGGGCTCATACGCTATTATGATTAATTGGTCAGACGGTCACACAAGCATAATTTCATATAACAAtcttataaaaatatttgtaaataaaGAGGACGAAGTTAAGCTATGCCAAAATGAATTGTTAACTTGGtgaattataatttatagATTAGCAAGATAATGTTTAAATATAGGTTTGACTTGTTTTAATAGGGATCTTTTGcgatatttctttttcaaaattattcaatgattcattttcatttaattttaatattgaaagcgatctcaaatatttttctacCGATGCACAAATCTgtcttttctttaattgacTAAATCTATAATTAACTACTGGACAAGTTCCTCCTTTAATTCGAGCCCCTCGTTTCAAATAACAATCGCAATTAGAAGATATTTCATTAGGACAAAAGGGAGTACTCCCATCATATGGCTGATACCACCAACTGTCATCATGCAAAAAGTATGTTCCAACAGGATATTGACAAATTGGAGGTTCTACATTTCTTATTTCTCTCACTAAAACAgctttaattaaattccCCATTTCTTGATCAGATTTCCATTCGAGTTCGTAATTACctatatatttatcaaattcgTAATTACCCAGCCCACTTGTTTCCCATTCTTTAACATAAGAGTTGGGTTTTTGGACAATTTCAACAACTATTTGCCACCACTTTTTGGACTCCTTGATTTTGAATGGTGCAGAATACAATCCAAAGCTTGCATATAAAAGCGAGGGTgaagtaaaaataaaatattggtTTGGGATATGTCCTTTCCGAATATGAActgttttattatttggaatcACTAGTCTCTTGTCTTTTAGTATACTTTTTATTGCCTTATGAGTTGTTCCATGATAAGACAAATCCCAATTTTTGACATTTTCCTCTTCGAATTTACTTATTTTTAAAGGATATCTTGACCATCCATTGAGTTCTACACCTGAATTAGGATCactttcattaattttacaATGATCACGACAacaagtttttttttcaaagtcTAAATAGCTTTTTAGGTTGagtaattcaattaattgatCTGTATTATTGATACACTGACAACCTTTTGACagattaaaatttttttgagatgatttttcatcaattttatatttaagattcaaaatatttgccgaatttgaagtttttttttcactatttaaattattatttataaagaTTTGTTCAtagaaatcaaataatttacttCGCTCACTTGCTTTTTGCATGCGTATAGAAAAGCTATAGAAactaaataattcaataatcaGGCTTGCTACCTTGATCtttatctaaaaataattactttcTTTGAAGCAATTGATTTAAGATGATTTTAACCTTAAAATactattttataatttacCCTAACCTTTTTTAAAgatgcaaaaaaaaaaaaaaaacaggTTTGGAATTTACCAcatttatataaaaatttaaaaatataaaaattgattaaattAATCCTAAAAGTTGTTTGATTTCATTTGAAACaataaaagattttttAATGCCATATATTAACTCTAGACAAATGATTAATATCTCATTGCTTTTCTGATCCCAGAAAAAATGAGTTCTCCTAATATTGTTCCATTCAAACCCTTTATTTGGAGTAGCATTAATAAAGTCATTTAAAGCGTCTCTTTGAGATTGAAAATCCCCATTTAACAACTCAAATGCAATATAATGTATCCACGTATCACCTAtcttattatcaatttccAGTGCACTTTTGAACCATTTTCTTGACTTATgaaaatcattttctttccAAAATGATATTGCAATAGCAACCAATACATAAGGATCATTTCCACACTGTTCTAAagcaattaaaaatttggatttttgtttttgcTTTTGTTCAGTGAAAATGCTTTCTGCGTATAGCAATCCAGATTTTGGGCATTCTTTTAATGCTTTAGATAAAATTTGTGGGATAAACTCATTATTTCCTGCATTTTTTTCCAACTTAATTGTTTGCATCCACAATTCTGGTtgatttttgttttttgaACGGGCCAAATCTAGAAATGTTCTAGCTTTCTTCCAATTTTGCAAAagcattaataattcaatagtAGAAAACCACAATTCTATTGAATCGCTGCAGAAGTTCAATCCTTCTTCGTATATTTTCAAGGCTTCATTGATCCGATCAGGAAAGGCTTTTCGATAAATAAATCCATATAAAAGCCATAAATTTGGAGAGCTTGGATATTCTTTAACAGACTCAGAGCAGTAGAGTATACACAAGTCATAGTTTTTTTGGTCATTTTCTAGCTTGATTGATTCAACCCAAATTTGTACCGATGGAGAGTTAGTTCTTTCTCTCTCTAAAATAATCTTGGCACGTTCTATTT
Coding sequences within it:
- a CDS encoding MRP like MinD family ATpase codes for the protein IIRQLKNIHFDPINSNINQDDKLSNIIEQNIIKDYKYDYYRGIVDVTLTSDINKNDNIKKELLELGWVNSVNIFVEKKIESRKNASIEDKRNEILLSLSKVIDPDLNKDIVSCGFVKDLYFDPESSEVSFTLELTTPICPLKDLFEKSCTEIIKNDRIYVKEVNIKFTSKSSKKNQIISKEKTHKNLEAVSNIIAISSCKGGVGKSTLAVNIAFTLSQLGAKVGIVDCDLYGPNLEQLVPMESNTVFYKKPSNETEEIRTKLNKRGLSKTNNAIIPNNNLREGFIPLIYKGVQLISYSYLLNTKSDSNSSSKVSSILRGPIAGSIVTQLITGTVWEDLDYLVLDFPPGTGDIQLSIAQSIAIDGAIIVTTPQDLSIADVERGIHLFNKLNIPILTVVENMSYFICDGCEKRHEIFSKGDFSLITEKYGLEPNFNFPLFSNLSKCKFHSNSNEVDFPYVIAANKNDSVYLEFVKLSEFIARKLSKNRYSDYKPNFEFDNNRKIVICQIPKDIKEIFVQENTIDPLVKFNVSYIDIRKLCRCAICYDPGKARFNETYEPSTLLIDQIETMGSYAIMINWSDGHTSIISYNNLIKIFVNKEDEVKLCQNELLTW
- a CDS encoding protein with conserved domain that is fused in vertebrates to neuralized domain repeats, whose translation is MQKASERSKLFDFYEQIFINNNLNSEKKTSNSANILNLKYKIDEKSSQKNFNLSKGCQCINNTDQLIELLNLKSYLDFEKKTCCRDHCKINESDPNSGVELNGWSRYPLKISKFEEENVKNWDLSYHGTTHKAIKSILKDKRLVIPNNKTVHIRKGHIPNQYFIFTSPSLLYASFGLYSAPFKIKESKKWWQIVVEIVQKPNSYVKEWETSGLGNYEFDKYIGNYELEWKSDQEMGNLIKAVLVREIRNVEPPICQYPVGTYFLHDDSWWYQPYDGSTPFCPNEISSNCDCYLKRGARIKGGTCPVVNYRFSQLKKRQICASVEKYLRSLSILKLNENESLNNFEKEISQKIPIKTSQTYI